Proteins encoded together in one Acidaminococcus timonensis window:
- the tadA gene encoding tRNA adenosine(34) deaminase TadA: MMGTGVASTQDLMFMDLALEEARQAAREGEIPVGAVLVRKGQVVARAHNRREQDRDATAHAELLAIRRACEKLGRWRLTDCTLYVTLEPCPMCAGAIWNARIGRLVYGAWDSAAGACGSQFNLPVHPSLNHRTEVTAGIREKESREILRDFLKARR, translated from the coding sequence ATGATGGGAACGGGTGTAGCTTCGACCCAGGACCTTATGTTCATGGATCTGGCCCTGGAAGAGGCCCGGCAGGCGGCCCGGGAGGGAGAAATTCCCGTGGGGGCCGTGCTGGTGCGGAAGGGGCAGGTGGTGGCCCGGGCCCACAACCGCCGGGAACAGGACCGGGACGCCACAGCCCATGCCGAACTGCTGGCCATCCGCCGGGCCTGTGAAAAACTGGGACGCTGGCGGCTCACGGACTGTACCTTGTATGTAACCCTGGAACCCTGTCCTATGTGTGCCGGAGCCATCTGGAACGCCCGGATCGGCCGTCTGGTGTACGGAGCCTGGGACAGTGCCGCCGGGGCCTGCGGTTCCCAGTTCAACCTGCCCGTCCATCCGTCCCTGAACCACCGGACGGAGGTGACGGCCGGGATACGGGAAAAAGAAAGCCGGGAAATTTTGCGGGATTTTTTGAAAGCCAGACGATAA
- a CDS encoding homoserine O-succinyltransferase, whose translation MPIKIDSHLSAKEKLREENIVTIDNDRAMTQDIRPLKILILNLMPLKKPTEVQLLRLLGNTPLQLEIDFCRPVTRVGTHTDNSYLESAYLEFRDVADKYYDGLIVTGAPVEKLEYEDVEYWGEIEEYLEWARTHVYSVLHYCWGAQAGLYYYYDIPKVMLPQKLCGIYPYGLTVRNHPLLRGFDDRYFIPQSRYTKVDDAMVDSNPQLQVLSRSVENGINIVATEDMRRVFVMGHFEYDRMTLRDEYVRDRDKGLDPALPKHYYPTDDTTQEPLFKWCSYAHLFYLNWLNMVYQDTPYDLTKLTKKE comes from the coding sequence ATGCCAATCAAGATCGATTCCCATCTTTCCGCCAAGGAAAAACTGAGAGAGGAAAATATTGTCACCATCGATAACGACCGGGCCATGACCCAGGATATCCGTCCCCTGAAGATCCTGATCCTGAACCTGATGCCACTGAAGAAACCGACAGAAGTGCAGCTGCTGCGCCTCTTGGGGAATACCCCTCTGCAGCTGGAAATCGATTTCTGCCGTCCGGTGACCCGGGTGGGCACCCATACGGATAACTCCTACCTGGAATCTGCCTATCTGGAATTCAGGGATGTGGCTGACAAGTACTACGATGGGCTGATTGTCACCGGAGCTCCGGTGGAAAAGCTGGAGTATGAGGACGTGGAATACTGGGGCGAAATCGAGGAATACCTGGAATGGGCCCGCACCCATGTTTATTCCGTCCTCCATTACTGTTGGGGCGCCCAGGCCGGCCTGTACTACTACTACGACATCCCCAAAGTGATGCTGCCCCAGAAACTGTGCGGCATCTATCCCTACGGGCTTACCGTGCGGAACCATCCCCTGCTGCGGGGGTTCGATGACCGGTATTTCATCCCCCAGAGCCGGTACACCAAGGTGGACGATGCCATGGTGGACAGCAACCCACAGCTGCAGGTGCTGAGCCGCAGTGTGGAAAATGGCATCAATATTGTGGCCACCGAAGATATGCGCCGGGTGTTTGTCATGGGCCATTTCGAATACGACCGGATGACCCTGCGGGACGAATACGTGCGGGATCGGGACAAGGGGCTGGATCCGGCTCTGCCCAAACATTACTATCCCACCGATGACACCACCCAGGAACCTCTGTTCAAGTGGTGCAGCTATGCCCATCTGTTCTATCTGAACTGGCTGAACATGGTGTATCAGGATACCCCGTACGATCTGACCAAACTGACGAAGAAGGAATGA
- a CDS encoding Crp/Fnr family transcriptional regulator — MESAMDTAFLAQTALFKNVPPQEIELRMHCLGGVIRSFPKGSYIHYAGDIVHTVSMVLSGRVIIENDDLWGNRNLLGTMGPGELFAEAYACAENEPLLINVQAVTDTTVLMMDLRKVFHTCSRSCPQHQQISDNLLHILARKNLALARRILHTSSKSIRGRVLSYLSFLAAQQKKKIITVPYNRQQMADYLSVDRSALSNELSKMQKEGILEYHKESFKLLKNPEE, encoded by the coding sequence ATGGAATCTGCTATGGATACTGCATTTCTGGCCCAAACGGCCCTGTTCAAGAATGTACCTCCCCAGGAAATCGAACTGCGGATGCACTGCCTGGGCGGCGTGATCCGTTCCTTTCCCAAAGGATCCTATATCCACTATGCCGGGGATATCGTCCACACGGTGAGCATGGTCCTGAGCGGCCGGGTCATCATCGAAAACGACGACCTGTGGGGCAATCGAAACCTGCTGGGAACCATGGGCCCCGGGGAACTGTTCGCCGAAGCCTATGCCTGTGCGGAAAACGAACCCCTGCTGATCAACGTCCAGGCTGTCACCGACACCACGGTGCTCATGATGGACCTGCGGAAGGTGTTCCACACTTGTTCCCGCAGCTGCCCCCAGCACCAGCAGATCAGTGACAACCTGCTGCACATCCTGGCCCGGAAGAACCTGGCCCTGGCCCGGCGGATCCTGCATACCTCCTCCAAGTCCATCCGGGGACGTGTCCTGTCCTACCTGTCCTTCCTGGCAGCCCAGCAGAAAAAGAAGATCATCACCGTTCCCTACAACCGGCAGCAGATGGCCGACTACCTGAGCGTGGACCGGAGCGCCCTGAGCAACGAACTGAGCAAGATGCAGAAAGAAGGCATCCTGGAATACCACAAGGAAAGCTTCAAGCTGCTGAAAAATCCGGAGGAGTAA